One Persicobacter psychrovividus DNA window includes the following coding sequences:
- a CDS encoding transposase, with translation MKSRRKFSPKFKAKVALEAIKEQQSTAELCQKYEISPAQIGQWKQLFLENASSVFEKGSKAIKQESDHEGALNKLYSKIGQLQVENDFLKKASSK, from the coding sequence ATGAAAAGCAGAAGAAAATTTAGCCCCAAGTTTAAAGCCAAGGTAGCACTTGAAGCGATCAAAGAACAACAAAGCACAGCGGAACTTTGTCAGAAATATGAAATCAGTCCTGCACAGATTGGCCAATGGAAACAACTTTTTTTGGAGAATGCATCGAGTGTTTTTGAAAAAGGGAGTAAGGCTATCAAGCAGGAATCTGATCATGAAGGAGCGTTAAATAAATTATACTCTAAAATAGGACAACTTCAAGTTGAGAATGATTTTTTAAAAAAGGCCTCATCGAAGTAA
- a CDS encoding DEAD/DEAH box helicase — MKFTDFNLNPNIEDAIQAMGYQDATPIQEAAIPLAIEGKDLIACAQTGTGKTAAYLLPVMHLLLEGDAPKSNSVSCIIIAPTRELAIQIDQQLEGMSYFAPLSTVAIYGGSDVGNWEKQRNAIKNGADIIVATPGRLIQHFNQGYLKTDDLKFLVLDEADRMLDMGFQEDISNIVSKLPKERQTLMFSATMPPKIRGLAKKILQDPEEITFKVSTTAEGVLQGAYMAFDNQKANILKGILVGNEEKLPTVFVFCGTKIKVKELAKDMKKWGLKAEPFQSDLEQREREQIMQDFKNKQFQVLVATDIVSRGIDIDDVSMVINYDVPNDPEDYVHRVGRTARAERKGYAVTLINPRDCGKFRRIEELIEKEVVKVPLPETYGEQPSYSTERRGNGGGHRGGNRNGGGNKGGSRKPRGNYNKRPRKAE, encoded by the coding sequence TTGAAATTTACAGACTTTAATCTGAATCCCAACATTGAAGACGCCATTCAGGCAATGGGATATCAAGATGCCACACCGATCCAGGAAGCGGCCATTCCTTTGGCCATCGAAGGAAAAGACCTTATTGCCTGTGCACAAACAGGAACAGGAAAAACTGCCGCCTATTTATTGCCTGTGATGCACCTACTTTTAGAAGGCGATGCACCCAAAAGTAATTCTGTGAGCTGTATCATTATTGCCCCTACCCGCGAATTGGCAATACAAATTGACCAGCAACTGGAGGGGATGAGCTATTTTGCTCCACTTAGTACTGTGGCCATTTATGGCGGAAGCGATGTGGGCAACTGGGAAAAACAGCGTAATGCCATTAAAAATGGTGCCGACATCATTGTTGCGACACCAGGCCGTTTGATTCAGCACTTTAACCAAGGCTATCTAAAAACAGATGACCTGAAATTTTTGGTGCTTGACGAAGCTGACCGTATGCTCGATATGGGCTTTCAGGAAGACATTAGCAATATTGTCAGTAAGCTACCTAAAGAACGCCAAACCTTGATGTTCTCGGCGACCATGCCACCAAAAATTCGTGGATTAGCGAAGAAAATCCTTCAGGATCCTGAGGAAATCACTTTTAAAGTTTCAACGACTGCCGAAGGTGTTTTACAGGGCGCGTATATGGCTTTTGACAATCAGAAGGCCAATATCCTTAAAGGTATTTTGGTGGGTAATGAAGAGAAATTACCTACGGTATTTGTTTTCTGTGGCACCAAAATTAAGGTAAAAGAACTGGCCAAAGACATGAAAAAATGGGGGCTTAAGGCCGAACCGTTTCAGTCTGACCTTGAACAACGTGAGCGTGAGCAAATCATGCAGGACTTCAAGAACAAGCAGTTCCAGGTTTTGGTAGCGACCGATATTGTTTCACGGGGTATTGATATTGATGATGTATCGATGGTGATCAATTATGATGTGCCTAACGACCCAGAAGATTACGTCCACCGTGTTGGACGTACAGCCCGTGCTGAACGTAAAGGATATGCCGTTACTTTGATCAACCCACGTGATTGCGGCAAATTCCGTCGTATCGAGGAACTGATCGAGAAGGAAGTCGTGAAAGTTCCATTGCCAGAAACTTACGGTGAACAACCTTCCTACTCTACTGAAAGAAGAGGAAACGGTGGCGGCCACCGAGGAGGCAACCGCAATGGTGGTGGCAACAAAGGAGGCAGCCGTAAGCCAAGAGGAAACTACAACAAACGCCCTCGAAAAGCAGAATAA